The following proteins are encoded in a genomic region of Nicotiana sylvestris chromosome 4, ASM39365v2, whole genome shotgun sequence:
- the LOC104213514 gene encoding auxin efflux carrier component 3-like isoform X1 produces the protein MISWHDLYVVLTAVVPLYVAMILAYGSVRWWKIFSPDQCSGINRFVAIFAVPLLSFHFISMNNPYEMNFRFIAADTLQKIIMLVVLCLWANLTKNGSLEWSITIFSLSTLPNTLVMGIPLLIAMYGEYSGSLMVQVVVLQCIIWYTLLLFLFEYRGAKMLIMEQFPETAGEIVSLKVESDVVSLDGQDFLETDAEIGQDGKLHVTVRKSNVSRKSFAMTPRPSNLTGAEIYSLSSSRNPTPRGSNFNHTDFYAMMGFPGRLSNFGPADTTPRPSNFEENCAQGALTQSSPRFGFYPAQSNLPASYPAPNPEIASIVPKSTKIQQQVHLQQQQNGRASHDAKELHMFVWSSSASPVSDAAGLHVFGGTDFGANEQSCRSDGAKEIRMLISDHPQNGDNKAVSQVSDFGGEEFSFGGVIVDGKDRDEKKEEKEGLTGLHTKAAGVQDSGAGKQMPPASVMTRLILIMVWRKLIRNPNTYSSLIGLIWSLISYRWHVHMPKIMEKSISILSDAGLGMAMFSLGLFMALQPKIIACGNTVAAFAMAVRFLTGPAVMAAASIIVGLRGTLLHVAIVQAALPQGIVPFVFAKEYNVHPAILSTAVIFGMLIALPITLVYYIILGL, from the exons ATGATATCTTGGCACGATCTTTATGTTGTCTTGACAGCAGTTGTTCCTCTATATGTGGCCATGATCTTGGCCTATGGCTCAGTCCGATGGTGGAAAATCTTCTCCCCTGATCAATGCTCCGGCATCAATCGTTTCGTCGCCATTTTCGCCGTCCCCTTATTGTCTTTCCACTTCATTTCAATGAACAATCCTTATGAAATGAACTTCCGTTTCATTGCTGCTGACACACTACAAAAAATCATCATGTTAGTAGTGTTATGTTTATGGGCTAACTTGACCAAAAATGGTAGTCTTGAATGGAGCATAACAATTTTCTCACTTTCAACTCTTCCTAATACACTTGTAATGGGAATTCCTTTGTTAATTGCAATGTATGGTGAGTATTCAGGTAGTTTAATGGTACAAGTTGTGGTGTTACAATGTATTATTTGGTACACCCTTTTGCTTTTCTTGTTCGAATATCGCGGCGCAAAGATGTTGATCATGGAACAATTCCCTGAAACAGCAGGGGAAATTGTTTCATTAAAAGTTGAATCTGATGTTGTTTCCTTAGATGGCCAAGATTTTCTTGAAACAGACGCTGAAATAGGCCAAGATGGTAAACTTCATGTCACTGTACGAAAATCGAATGTGTCAAGAAAGTCATTTGCTATGACACCTAGGCCATCAAATCTTACTGGAGCTGAAATTTATAGCTTAAGTTCATCAAGAAATCCAACTCCAAGAGGGTCTAATTTCAACCACACCGATTTTTACGCAATGATGGGGTTTCCAGGAAGGTTATCAAATTTTGGTCCCGCGGATACAACTCCTAGACCATCTAATTTTGAAGAAAACTGTGCTCAGGGAGCTCTAACTCAGAGCTCCCCGAGGTTCGGATTCTACCCTGCACAGTCTAATTTGCCGGCTTCTTATCCGGCCCCAAATCCGGAAATTGCTTCTATAGTTCCTAAAAGCACGAAAATTCAGCAACAAGTACATTTACAGCAACAGCAGAATGGTAGGGCTAGCCATGATGCTAAGGAGCTCCATATGTTTGTCTGGAGCTCCAGTGCTTCACCAGTGTCGGATGCCGCAGGCCTCCACGTGTTTGGTGGCACTGATTTTGGTGCTAACGAACAATCTTGTCGGTCTGATGGTGCCAAAGAAATCAGAATGTTGATTTCTGATCACCCTCAAAATGGAGATAACAAAG CTGTTTCCCAAGTTAGTGACTTTGGTGGTGAAGAATTCAGTTTTGGAGGTGTTATTGTTGATGGGAAGGATAGAGAtgaaaaaaaggaagagaaagaGGGTCTCACCGGATTACACACCAAGGCTGCCGGAGTTCAAGATTCCGGTGCCGGAAAACAGATGCCTCCGGCCAGTGTTATGACACGTTTGATTTTAATCATGGTTTGGCGCAAGCTTATCCGAAACCCGAACACCTATTCGAGCCTCATTGGTCTAATTTGGTCCCTAATATCGTACCG GTGGCATGTGCATATGCCAAAAATAATGGAGAAGTCAATCTCTATTCTCTCTGACGCTGGCCTTGGAATGGCTATGTTTAGCTTAG GTTTATTTATGGCACTTCAACCTAAGATAATAGCATGTGGGAACACAGTGGCTGCTTTCGCAATGGCTGTGAGATTTCTAACTGGCCCAGCAGTTATGGCTGCAGCTTCAATTATCGTTGGCCTTCGTGGTACGCTCCTCCATGTCGCCATTGTACAG GCTGCATTGCCACAAGGGATTGTTCCGTTTGTGTTTGCTAAGGAGTACAATGTTCATCCGGCTATTCTTAGCACTGC GGTTATTTTTGGAATGTTGATAGCATTACCAATCACATTAGTCTACTACATTATCCTTGGATTATAA
- the LOC104213514 gene encoding auxin efflux carrier component 3-like isoform X2, whose product MISWHDLYVVLTAVVPLYVAMILAYGSVRWWKIFSPDQCSGINRFVAIFAVPLLSFHFISMNNPYEMNFRFIAADTLQKIIMLVVLCLWANLTKNGSLEWSITIFSLSTLPNTLVMGIPLLIAMYGEYSGSLMVQVVVLQCIIWYTLLLFLFEYRGAKMLIMEQFPETAGEIVSLKVESDVVSLDGQDFLETDAEIGQDGKLHVTVRKSNVSRKSFAMTPRPSNLTGAEIYSLSSSRNPTPRGSNFNHTDFYAMMGFPGRLSNFGPADTTPRPSNFEENCAQGALTQSSPRFGFYPAQSNLPASYPAPNPEIASIVPKSTKIQQQVHLQQQQNGRASHDAKELHMFVWSSSASPVSDAAGLHVFGGTDFGANEQSCRSDGAKEIRMLISDHPQNGDNKVSDFGGEEFSFGGVIVDGKDRDEKKEEKEGLTGLHTKAAGVQDSGAGKQMPPASVMTRLILIMVWRKLIRNPNTYSSLIGLIWSLISYRWHVHMPKIMEKSISILSDAGLGMAMFSLGLFMALQPKIIACGNTVAAFAMAVRFLTGPAVMAAASIIVGLRGTLLHVAIVQAALPQGIVPFVFAKEYNVHPAILSTAVIFGMLIALPITLVYYIILGL is encoded by the exons ATGATATCTTGGCACGATCTTTATGTTGTCTTGACAGCAGTTGTTCCTCTATATGTGGCCATGATCTTGGCCTATGGCTCAGTCCGATGGTGGAAAATCTTCTCCCCTGATCAATGCTCCGGCATCAATCGTTTCGTCGCCATTTTCGCCGTCCCCTTATTGTCTTTCCACTTCATTTCAATGAACAATCCTTATGAAATGAACTTCCGTTTCATTGCTGCTGACACACTACAAAAAATCATCATGTTAGTAGTGTTATGTTTATGGGCTAACTTGACCAAAAATGGTAGTCTTGAATGGAGCATAACAATTTTCTCACTTTCAACTCTTCCTAATACACTTGTAATGGGAATTCCTTTGTTAATTGCAATGTATGGTGAGTATTCAGGTAGTTTAATGGTACAAGTTGTGGTGTTACAATGTATTATTTGGTACACCCTTTTGCTTTTCTTGTTCGAATATCGCGGCGCAAAGATGTTGATCATGGAACAATTCCCTGAAACAGCAGGGGAAATTGTTTCATTAAAAGTTGAATCTGATGTTGTTTCCTTAGATGGCCAAGATTTTCTTGAAACAGACGCTGAAATAGGCCAAGATGGTAAACTTCATGTCACTGTACGAAAATCGAATGTGTCAAGAAAGTCATTTGCTATGACACCTAGGCCATCAAATCTTACTGGAGCTGAAATTTATAGCTTAAGTTCATCAAGAAATCCAACTCCAAGAGGGTCTAATTTCAACCACACCGATTTTTACGCAATGATGGGGTTTCCAGGAAGGTTATCAAATTTTGGTCCCGCGGATACAACTCCTAGACCATCTAATTTTGAAGAAAACTGTGCTCAGGGAGCTCTAACTCAGAGCTCCCCGAGGTTCGGATTCTACCCTGCACAGTCTAATTTGCCGGCTTCTTATCCGGCCCCAAATCCGGAAATTGCTTCTATAGTTCCTAAAAGCACGAAAATTCAGCAACAAGTACATTTACAGCAACAGCAGAATGGTAGGGCTAGCCATGATGCTAAGGAGCTCCATATGTTTGTCTGGAGCTCCAGTGCTTCACCAGTGTCGGATGCCGCAGGCCTCCACGTGTTTGGTGGCACTGATTTTGGTGCTAACGAACAATCTTGTCGGTCTGATGGTGCCAAAGAAATCAGAATGTTGATTTCTGATCACCCTCAAAATGGAGATAACAAAG TTAGTGACTTTGGTGGTGAAGAATTCAGTTTTGGAGGTGTTATTGTTGATGGGAAGGATAGAGAtgaaaaaaaggaagagaaagaGGGTCTCACCGGATTACACACCAAGGCTGCCGGAGTTCAAGATTCCGGTGCCGGAAAACAGATGCCTCCGGCCAGTGTTATGACACGTTTGATTTTAATCATGGTTTGGCGCAAGCTTATCCGAAACCCGAACACCTATTCGAGCCTCATTGGTCTAATTTGGTCCCTAATATCGTACCG GTGGCATGTGCATATGCCAAAAATAATGGAGAAGTCAATCTCTATTCTCTCTGACGCTGGCCTTGGAATGGCTATGTTTAGCTTAG GTTTATTTATGGCACTTCAACCTAAGATAATAGCATGTGGGAACACAGTGGCTGCTTTCGCAATGGCTGTGAGATTTCTAACTGGCCCAGCAGTTATGGCTGCAGCTTCAATTATCGTTGGCCTTCGTGGTACGCTCCTCCATGTCGCCATTGTACAG GCTGCATTGCCACAAGGGATTGTTCCGTTTGTGTTTGCTAAGGAGTACAATGTTCATCCGGCTATTCTTAGCACTGC GGTTATTTTTGGAATGTTGATAGCATTACCAATCACATTAGTCTACTACATTATCCTTGGATTATAA